In one Oreochromis niloticus isolate F11D_XX unplaced genomic scaffold, O_niloticus_UMD_NMBU tig00003498_pilon, whole genome shotgun sequence genomic region, the following are encoded:
- the LOC109201125 gene encoding uncharacterized protein LOC109201125 isoform X2, translating into MPTYATDGEWTLVRRRRGRRGDRDWRAEEIARRPPRRSSYPSREGRRTYTAIRRDDHRSGESDFFHAPQRNRGRNQPAADRYAARQESWRGDRGWGADEDARRPPRRSSHPSREGRRTYAAVVREEHRNGQPGFFHAPQRNRGRDRPAPDRYAARQESWRGDRGWRAEEDVRRPPRRSSYPSREGRRTYAAAVGEDHRSDEPDFFHAPQRSRRGEQPATDRYAARQGSRTGRDRRFERRTARDNRTKGSHSSPHLRHFHYRRG; encoded by the exons ATGCCCACATATGCTACGGATGGAGAGTGGACCCTCGTTCGGCGACGCAGGGGCCGGAGAGGGGACCGCGACTGGAGAGCTGAGGAGATCGCACGCAGACCACCTCGCCGAAGCAGCTATCCATCTCGAGAGGGTCGGAGGACCTACACGGCGATCAGGAGAGATGATCACCGCAGCGGTGAGTCAGactttttccacgcaccacagcgaAATCGGGGGAGAAACCAGCCGGCAGCagaccgctatgcagcccgccaggagagctggagaggagaTCGCGGCTGGGGAGCTGACGAGGACGCACGCCGACCACCTCGGCGCAGCAGCCatccatctcgagaaggtcggaggacctatGCGGCGGTCGTGAGAGAGGAACACCGCAACGGTCAGCCAGGctttttccacgcaccacagcggaacCGGGGGAGGGACCGTCCGGCACCGGACCGCTATGCAGCCCGccaggagagctggagaggagaccgcggctggagagctgaggaggaCGTACGCCGACCACCTCGACGCAGCAGCTACccatctcgagaaggtcggaggacctatGCGGCGGCCGTGGGAGAGGATCACCGCAGCGACGAGCCGGactttttccacgcaccacagcggagCCGGAGGGGAGAACAGCCGGCGACagaccgctatgcagcccgGCAAGGAAGTCGGACCGGACGGGACCGACGATTCGAACGGAGAACGGCTCGGGACAATCG GACTAAAGGATCACATTCCAGCCCTCACCTCAGACATTTTCACTACAGAAGAGGATGA
- the LOC109201125 gene encoding uncharacterized protein LOC109201125 isoform X1 produces MNLSKKFHPSTAQRSLLNRGLTFIPTKGYNKNLQLQCKHDIQQYHRRIKLAAFYGDKNETQSQPFTPKSYWSPPNAQLPPQILALIKADNEYFQNHFHVERIKSNLTIEETKALTELKENKQIIIKPADKGSAVVILDRDQYLEEGYRQLNDKTYYLKLKKPIYHDTIPMVEKIINSLHQKKFINLKQKNYLLGSAEPRGRLFYMLPKIHKDPAKWSVPFQVPPGRPIVSDCDSETYYTAEYLDYFLTPLSTKHASYIKDTYDFVDKVKQIEVPIDSFLFSIDVDSLYTNIDIGEGIDSIKRVFQKYPDKRRPEKELLKLLEINLTRNDFEFNGDFYLQVKGTAMGKKFAPAYANIFMAEWETAALDKCIKKPLHYYRFLDDIWGVWQHSEQDFEMFLKTLNDHNASIKVKSTISKASIDFLDTTTFKGPNFMNDRKLDIKVFFKPTDTHALLFKTSFHPKHTFAGIVKSQLLRFHRICTQKSDFGAAVKTLFSALSTRGYCWSFLRSCFNSFLQTKPIDVSPLLPVVITYAPFTCKLVRAIKNNFQSLAQNVQTLHNHKVIAAFRRHKNLGDLLIRAQISPLSVPRRRDQGQFFQHRRLVRSHSNGSVFLSLCKGTPRSKNCIYLITCKRCGIQYVGETGNTLLTRFTQHRYNITQKKNTHTYLVKHFLIHGWSSVTATVIQVNSRWTTQQRRRTERVWIAKLDTVYPNGLNEKGFRRY; encoded by the coding sequence ATGAACTTGTCTAAAAAATTCCATCCTTCCACTGCTCAGCGGAGCCTGCTGAATAGAGGCCTGACTTTTATCCCCACAAAAGGCTACAACAAAAATTTACAATTACAATGCAAACATGACATTCAGCAGTACCATAGGAGGATCAAATTGGCTGCCTTTTATGGAGATAAAAATGAGACTCAATCTCAGCCCTTCACTCCAAAGTCATACTGGTCTCCGCCCAATGCTCAGCTGCCACCCCAAATTCTCGCTTTGATCAAAGCTGATAATGAATATTTTCAAAACCATTTTCATGTAGAGCGAATTAAGTCCAATTTGACAATAGAAGAGACAAAGGCTCTAACAGaattgaaagaaaacaaacaaattattaTAAAACCGGCAGACAAAGGGAGCGCGGTTGTAATTTTGGACAGGGACCAGTATTTGGAGGAAGGCTACAGGCAATTAAATGACAAAACGTattatttgaaattaaaaaaacccataTACCACGACACAATACCAATGGTGGAAAAAATCATTAATAGCTTACACCAAAAGAAATTTATAAATCTAAAACAGAAGAACTATTTGCTGGGCTCCGCTGAACCAAGGGGAAGGCTCTTTTACATGCTgcctaagatccacaaggatCCGGCGAAATGGAGTGTCCCCTTTCAGGTGCCCCCAGGGCGACCAATCGTCTCAGACTGTGATAGTGAGACTTACTATACAGCTGAGTATCTGGATTATTTCCTGACTCCTTTATCCACAAAACATGCGAGCTATATTAAGGATACATATGATTTTGTGGATAAAGTGAAGCAAATAGAAGTCCCCATcgattcttttctgttttccataGATGTTGACAGCCTTTACACAAACATTGACATTGGTGAAGGCATTGACTCCATTAAGAGAGTCTTTCAAAAGTACCCGGATAAGAGAAGGCCAGAAAAAGAATTACTAAAACTTTTAGAAATAAATCTCACAAGGAACGATTTTGAATTCAATGGTGACTTCTATTTACAAGTCAAGGGTACGGCCATGGGGAAGAAGTTTGCCCCAGCATATGCAAACATCTTCATGGCAGAGTGGGAGACGGCTGCACTGgataaatgtattaaaaagcCACTGCACTATTACCGTTTTCTGGACGACATATGGGGGGTCTGGCAACATTCTGAGCAGGATTTTGAGATGTTTCTGAAAACTTTAAATGACCACAATGCTTCTATTAAGGTGAAATCAACCATCAGTAAGGCCTCTATTGATTTTCTTGACACGACCACCTTCAAAGGCCCAAATTTCATGAATGACCGTAAATTGGACATAAAggtctttttcaaacctacagacACTCATGCCCTCCTATTTAAAACAAGTTTTCATCCTAAACACACATTTGCGGGAATAGTCAAATCCCAACTGTTAAGATTCCACAGAATTTGTACACAAAAGTCTGATTTTGGAGCTGCTGTTAAGACCCTGTTCTctgctctctccactagggggtacTGTTGGTCTTTCCTAAGGAGCTGCTTTAATTCCTTTCTCCAGACAAAACCAATTGACGTTTCCCCTCTGCTTCCAGTGGTCATCACGTATGCTCCTttcacctgcaaattggtcagggCTATCAAAAACAATTTCCAGAGCCTAGCTCAGAATGTACAGACACTTCACAATCACAAGGTAATTGCTGCTTTCAGGAGACATAAGAACCTAGGTGATCTCCTCATTAGAGCCCAAATTTCGCCTCTCTCTGTGCCTAGACGCAGAGATCaggggcaatttttccagcatcgTAGGTTGGTGCGCAGCCATTCTAAtggctctgtttttctgtctttgtgcaaAGGGACCCCGAGGTCCAAAAATTGTATATATTTGATTACATGTAAGAGATGTGGAATCCAGTATGTGGGGGAAACGGGTAACACACTGCTGACTCGATTCACTCAACACAGGTACAAtattacacagaaaaagaacactCACACCTACCTggtgaaacattttttaatacatGGTTGGAGCTCTGTCACAGCGACAGTTATCCAAGTGAACTCGAGGTGGACAacgcagcagaggaggagaacTGAGAGAGTTTGGATAGCTAAACTGGATACAGTTTATCCAAACGGACTCAACGAAAAGGGATTCAGGAGATATTGA